One part of the Symphalangus syndactylus isolate Jambi chromosome 1, NHGRI_mSymSyn1-v2.1_pri, whole genome shotgun sequence genome encodes these proteins:
- the CHMP1B gene encoding charged multivesicular body protein 1b — MSNMEKHLFNLKFAAKELSRSAKKCDKEEKAEKAKIKKAIQKGNMEVARIHAENAIRQKNQAVNFLRMSARVDAVAARVQTAVTMGKVTKSMAGVVKSMDATLKTMNLEKISALMDKFEHQFETLDVQTQQMEDTMSSTTTLTTPQNQVDMLLQEMADEAGLDLNMELPQGQTGSVGTSVASAEQDELSQRLARLRDQV, encoded by the coding sequence ATGtctaacatggagaaacacttGTTCAACCTGAAGTTCGCTGCCAAAGAACTGAGTAGGAGTGCCAAAAAATGCGATAAGGAGGAAAAGGCCGAAAAGGCCAAAATTAAAAAGGCCATTCAGAAGGGCAACATGGAAGTTGCGAGGATACACGCCGAAAATGCCATCCGCCAGAAGAACCAGGCGGTGAATTTCTTGAGAATGAGTGCGCGAGTTGATGCAGTGGCTGCCAGGGTCCAGACGGCGGTGACGATGGGCAAGGTGACCAAGTCGATGGCTGGTGTGGTTAAGTCGATGGATGCGACATTGAAGACCATGAATCTGGAGAAGATTTCTGCTTTGATGGACAAATTCGAGCACCAGTTTGAGACTCTGGACGTCCAGACGCAGCAAATGGAAGACACGATGAGCAGCACGACGACGCTCACCACTCCCCAGAACCAAGTGGATATGCTGCTCCAGGAAATGGCAGATGAGGCGGGCCTCGATCTCAACATGGAGCTGCCGCAGGGGCAGACCGGCTCCGTGGGCACGAGCGTGGCTTCGGCGGAGCAGGATGAACTTTCTCAGAGACTGGCCCGCCTTCGGGATCAAGTGTGA